In a genomic window of Taeniopygia guttata chromosome 11, bTaeGut7.mat, whole genome shotgun sequence:
- the LOC100226706 gene encoding histamine H3 receptor-like isoform X1, with protein MGRDGPWLNLSGSACAAGGPFPAGTAALLAALMGLLVLATVLGNALVILAFVADRSLRTQGNFFFLNLAVADLLVGECRGGAGRGWLRPCHRRALSAGGFCIPLYIPYVLTGEWRLGKGLCKLWLVVDYLVCTASVFNIVLISFDRFICVTRAVSYRAQQGMTRNAVLKMMTVWIAAFLLYGPAILSWEHIAQKSILPEGECHAEFFYNWYFLMIASTVEFFTPFITVMYFNLSIYLNIRKRTLLRNENLSPGQDCEMNIQGEKREHTVFFVKPANRDKHEKRASSLLPPRKAPRLQASAELGNQPSNLSASLDLPPLQVDVKTRSPRNGFFKATESLCHPSSKADVTNMTNRFRLSRDKRVAKSLAVIVCVFGLCWAPYTLLMIIRAACHGHCVHYSLYEISFWLLWVNSAINPVLYPLCHMSFRKAFIKLLCPQKAKIHPDVLM; from the exons ATGGGCCGGGACGGGCCGTGGCTGAACCTGTCCGGCAGCGCCTGTGCGGCGGGCGGGCCCTTccccgccggcaccgccgcgCTGCTGGCCGCGCTCatggggctgctggtgctggccACGGTGCTGGGCAATGCCCTGGTCATTCTGGCGTTCGTGGCGGACCGGAGCCTCCGCACGCAGGGAAACTTCTTCTTCCTGAACCTGGCCGTCGCCGACCTGCTGGTGGGTGAGTgccggggcggcgcggggcgggggtgGCTCCGCCCGTGTCACCGCCGAGCTCTGTCCGCAGGCGGCTTCTGCATCCCCCTCTACATCCCCTACGTGCTGACGGGCGAGTGGAGGCTCGGCAAGGGCTTGTGTAAGCTGTGGCTGGTGGTGGACTACCTGGTGTGCACCGCCTCCGTCTTCAACATCGTCCTGATCAGCTTCGACAGGTTCATCTGTGTCACCAGAGCG GTCAGCTACAGGGCTCAGCAAGGGATGACCAGAAATGCAGTATTGAAGATGATGACTGTATGGattgctgcttttctcctctACGGGCCAGCCATTCTCAGCTGGGAGCACATTGCCCAAAAGAGCATCCTCCCTGAAGGAGAATGTCATGCAGAATTCTTCTACAACTGGTATTTCCTAATGATTGCCTCTACTGTTGAATTCTTTACACCTTTCATCACTGTTATGTACTTTAACTTAAGTATTTACCTTAACATCAGGAAACGCACATTGCTCCGAAATGAAAACCTCTCACCTGGTCAAGACTGTGAAATGAATatccagggggaaaaaagggaacaCACTGTGTTTTTTGTAAAGCCAGCTAACAGAGACAAACATGAGAAGAGAGCAAGCAGCCTTCTTCCCCCAAGGAAGGCTCCAAGGCTTCAGGCCTCGGCTGAGCTTGGCAATCAGCCATCAAATCTGAGTGCCAGTCTTGACCTTCCACCCCTCCAGGTGGATGTAAAGACCAGGTCTCCCAGGAATGGCTTCTTCAAAGCAACAGAAAGCCTTtgccaccccagcagcaaaGCGGACGTTACTAACATGACAAACAGATTTAGACTTTCCCGGGATAAAAGAGTAGCAAAGTCTTTAGCAGTTATTGTCTGTGTGTTTGGGTTGTGCTGGGCTCCATACACACTCCTGATGATCATCAGGGCAGCCTGCCACGGGCACTGTGTGCACTATTCCCTCTATGAGATCTCATTCTGGCTCCTGTGGGTGAACTCAGCCATTAACCCTGTTCTCTACCCACTGTGTCACATGAGCTTTAGGAAAGCCTTCATAAAACTCCTGTGCCCCCAAAAGGCCAAAATCCATCCTGATGTTTTGATGTGA
- the LOC100226706 gene encoding histamine H3 receptor-like isoform X2, with translation MGRDGPWLNLSGSACAAGGPFPAGTAALLAALMGLLVLATVLGNALVILAFVADRSLRTQGNFFFLNLAVADLLVGGFCIPLYIPYVLTGEWRLGKGLCKLWLVVDYLVCTASVFNIVLISFDRFICVTRAVSYRAQQGMTRNAVLKMMTVWIAAFLLYGPAILSWEHIAQKSILPEGECHAEFFYNWYFLMIASTVEFFTPFITVMYFNLSIYLNIRKRTLLRNENLSPGQDCEMNIQGEKREHTVFFVKPANRDKHEKRASSLLPPRKAPRLQASAELGNQPSNLSASLDLPPLQVDVKTRSPRNGFFKATESLCHPSSKADVTNMTNRFRLSRDKRVAKSLAVIVCVFGLCWAPYTLLMIIRAACHGHCVHYSLYEISFWLLWVNSAINPVLYPLCHMSFRKAFIKLLCPQKAKIHPDVLM, from the exons ATGGGCCGGGACGGGCCGTGGCTGAACCTGTCCGGCAGCGCCTGTGCGGCGGGCGGGCCCTTccccgccggcaccgccgcgCTGCTGGCCGCGCTCatggggctgctggtgctggccACGGTGCTGGGCAATGCCCTGGTCATTCTGGCGTTCGTGGCGGACCGGAGCCTCCGCACGCAGGGAAACTTCTTCTTCCTGAACCTGGCCGTCGCCGACCTGCTGGTGG GCGGCTTCTGCATCCCCCTCTACATCCCCTACGTGCTGACGGGCGAGTGGAGGCTCGGCAAGGGCTTGTGTAAGCTGTGGCTGGTGGTGGACTACCTGGTGTGCACCGCCTCCGTCTTCAACATCGTCCTGATCAGCTTCGACAGGTTCATCTGTGTCACCAGAGCG GTCAGCTACAGGGCTCAGCAAGGGATGACCAGAAATGCAGTATTGAAGATGATGACTGTATGGattgctgcttttctcctctACGGGCCAGCCATTCTCAGCTGGGAGCACATTGCCCAAAAGAGCATCCTCCCTGAAGGAGAATGTCATGCAGAATTCTTCTACAACTGGTATTTCCTAATGATTGCCTCTACTGTTGAATTCTTTACACCTTTCATCACTGTTATGTACTTTAACTTAAGTATTTACCTTAACATCAGGAAACGCACATTGCTCCGAAATGAAAACCTCTCACCTGGTCAAGACTGTGAAATGAATatccagggggaaaaaagggaacaCACTGTGTTTTTTGTAAAGCCAGCTAACAGAGACAAACATGAGAAGAGAGCAAGCAGCCTTCTTCCCCCAAGGAAGGCTCCAAGGCTTCAGGCCTCGGCTGAGCTTGGCAATCAGCCATCAAATCTGAGTGCCAGTCTTGACCTTCCACCCCTCCAGGTGGATGTAAAGACCAGGTCTCCCAGGAATGGCTTCTTCAAAGCAACAGAAAGCCTTtgccaccccagcagcaaaGCGGACGTTACTAACATGACAAACAGATTTAGACTTTCCCGGGATAAAAGAGTAGCAAAGTCTTTAGCAGTTATTGTCTGTGTGTTTGGGTTGTGCTGGGCTCCATACACACTCCTGATGATCATCAGGGCAGCCTGCCACGGGCACTGTGTGCACTATTCCCTCTATGAGATCTCATTCTGGCTCCTGTGGGTGAACTCAGCCATTAACCCTGTTCTCTACCCACTGTGTCACATGAGCTTTAGGAAAGCCTTCATAAAACTCCTGTGCCCCCAAAAGGCCAAAATCCATCCTGATGTTTTGATGTGA
- the LOC100226706 gene encoding histamine H3 receptor-like isoform X3 has product MGRDGPWLNLSGSACAAGGPFPAGTAALLAALMGLLVLATVLGNALVILAFVADRSLRTQGNFFFLNLAVADLLVGECRGGAGRGWLRPCHRRALSAGGFCIPLYIPYVLTGEWRLGKGLCKLWLVVDYLVCTASVFNIVLISFDRFICVTRAVSYRAQQGMTRNAVLKMMTVWIAAFLLYGPAILSWEHIAQKSILPEGECHAEFFYNCLAIAQESLPLCLYHRSSSHN; this is encoded by the exons ATGGGCCGGGACGGGCCGTGGCTGAACCTGTCCGGCAGCGCCTGTGCGGCGGGCGGGCCCTTccccgccggcaccgccgcgCTGCTGGCCGCGCTCatggggctgctggtgctggccACGGTGCTGGGCAATGCCCTGGTCATTCTGGCGTTCGTGGCGGACCGGAGCCTCCGCACGCAGGGAAACTTCTTCTTCCTGAACCTGGCCGTCGCCGACCTGCTGGTGGGTGAGTgccggggcggcgcggggcgggggtgGCTCCGCCCGTGTCACCGCCGAGCTCTGTCCGCAGGCGGCTTCTGCATCCCCCTCTACATCCCCTACGTGCTGACGGGCGAGTGGAGGCTCGGCAAGGGCTTGTGTAAGCTGTGGCTGGTGGTGGACTACCTGGTGTGCACCGCCTCCGTCTTCAACATCGTCCTGATCAGCTTCGACAGGTTCATCTGTGTCACCAGAGCG GTCAGCTACAGGGCTCAGCAAGGGATGACCAGAAATGCAGTATTGAAGATGATGACTGTATGGattgctgcttttctcctctACGGGCCAGCCATTCTCAGCTGGGAGCACATTGCCCAAAAGAGCATCCTCCCTGAAGGAGAATGTCATGCAGAATTCTTCTACAACTG CCTTGCTATTGCCCAAGAGTCTCTGCCATTGTGCCTGTACCACAGGAGCAGCTCACACAACTGA